aaATATCCAACAGCTCCCACTTGGACGGTCTCTGATAAGATCTCAACGCAGACAGCCAGCGGTGCTCTAGCTACACATGGCTGCCCCCAACAGGTCATGACACTTTAAAGTCACTAACCAAGGTATCTTCCCTTTAGCAATGGCTTGCTACTTGAAGACAATAGACTTATGGCAATCGTTGTCATCTATCCCTTCTGTAAAAGACATCAATTGAACAATGAGACATGGATCAGATTCAATCTCATATGGCGTTCAATcattatcgttctcgttcaagaATCAAAATGGTCCAAtcaaacacacagtaagtttgggtaaggccttacacttcaccagtttgaatcaacgagggcgcccagatgtctaactgttacatataatgtaagagcacagaatcccatcttgactacatacaactcccactgaacttcagaaccactcccaaccaatgcctttatgactggcagttacgcgacagcgattgacactgatcaaagaatagtctttagtaaacggaagttctagtatgtatctcaggtcagaggatactaaatgagtatgcccaaatcaaaacatcttatgactaagatccatgaagatgatttgatgcgagttacatccaGCATCATTCATAATGAAGCCTGTGAATTTGGAAGTCAATTCCTTGAGTCCAAAATCATAATAGTCTTAATTCAGAGTCGTTCCCACGAGTCTGATCGACTACGGATAATTTAGAATACAAGATTCACGGATTAAACGTATCAAAATCGAACACAGTTGTAGGATTCAAGAATTGCATTTAACTAGTAAATCAAAACGAATACAGGAATACAACTGTTTGATgttcgtacatccaaatactaaatcaaaacattTCACTAGCTAATCTAAGCCCAATAGCATCCATATGACGGTCATGTTTCTCTTGAGTCATTGGCTTAGTAAATGGGTCAGCTAAGTTTTGATCTGTGTCAATTTTGCTTATAACGATGTCTCCACGTTCCACAATCTCACGTATGTAGTGAAATTTTCTCAAAATGCGCTTGGCTTTGTGATGTGATCTAGGCTCCTTGGCTTGAGCAATAGCACCTGTGTTATCACAAAATATCTGGATGGGTTTCATGATACTTGGAACCACATCGAGATCGGTTATGAACTTCTTCATCCAAGCAGCTTCCTTTGCGGCATCTGATGCGGCAATGTACTCAGATTCCGTGGTAGAATCAGCTACAACACTCTGCTTGGAGCTTTTCCATGAGACAGCTCCTCCGTTGAGAGTGAACACGAAACCCGTTTGTGAGCGAGAGGTATCTCGATCAGTTTGAAAACTAGCATCAGTGTAACATTTTACAGTGAGCTCCTCATTGACTCCTCCAAATATCAAGAACATATCTTTTGTCCTTCTCAAGTACTTAAGGATGTTCTTAACTGCAGTCCAGTGGGCAACCCCAGGGTTCTGCTGGTAACGGCTGGTCATGCTCAAAGCATACGAGACGTCTGGTCGAGTACATACCATAGCATACATGATAGAACCAATCGCTGAAGCATATGGAACTCCTTCCATTTGCTTTATCTCTCGGTTCTCAGAGGGAGCTTGCGATTTGTCCAAGACGGTTCCTTTAGTCATTGGAACAcctcctttcttggagttttccatcttGAAGCGTCTCATTACTTGATCTATGTATGTGCTCTGAGTTAGCCCAAGAAGTCGCTTAGATCTATTCCTATAGATCTTGATTCCTAGAATgtaagcagcttctccaagatccttcattgcAAAGCAAGATCCCAACCAATGTTTAATTTCCTTAAGCATGGGGATGTTGTTTCCAATGATCaatatatcatccacatacaagATGAGAAATGATATAGCACTCCCActagcctttctgtaaacacaaggTTCATCTTCGTTCTTgacaaaaccaaactctttgactttctggtcaaaacgaagattccagctccgagatgcttgcttgagtccataaatggacttGTTTAGCTTGCATACCCTATTAGGATATTTTGGATCGATAAAACCGTCAGGTTGAACCATATAAACATCTTCGGAAAGATGTCCATTAAGAAAGGCGGTCttaacatccatttgccaaatttcGTAATCATAGTACGCAGCTATGGCAAGTAATATCCTGATCGATTTGATCATAGCAACGGGTGAaaaggtttcatcatagtcaataccttgagtttgagtgaaacctttcgCTACTAGCCGTGCTTTATAGGTTTGTATATTTCCATGCATGTCAGTTTttctcttgaaaacccatttgctccctactgcccgagattcggggggtagctcaaccaagtcccaGACTTGATTGTCACGCATGGATTGCATCTCGGCTTTCATGGCCTCTAGCCATTTCGCAGAATCTGGATTAGAAATAGCAGATTTGTAACTAGTAGGCTCGTCATCAGACTCGGCTACTGTCAGGACTTCAGAACCCTCAACATGCCAAAGGTATCTATCGGGTTCTTTACGAGTCCTGATGCTCCTGCGAAGGCTTGTGTTCGGGTCTGATTCGGTATCAACAATTTGTTGTGGTTCAGACGTTCCGACCTCGTCAACGGTTGCTTGTAGTCCTTGGACTTCTTCAAGATCTACTAAGTTACTTCCAGTTCCTCGACTAAGAAGTTCATCTTCAAGGAACCTTTTAGCCTTCCTTTTGATGGAAATCGTATTTGCATCAGGATGGTAGAAGTAATAACCGCATTGGTTATAGTATCCGACGAAAACAACCTTTTCGCCTCGAGGGTCGAGCTTGTCATCAGAGTCACTTGTGATGTAAGCATCACACCCCCATACTCTTAGGTAACTCAAATTCGGCTTATgcccatgccatatctcatatggAGTTTTGTTTACCTTTTTGGTCGACGCTAGATTTACGAGTCGAGCAGCAGTCATAAGAGCAAAACCCCAAAAGGAGTGAGGTAAATTTGTTCTACACATCATCGATCGAATCATATTTAGTaaggttcgatttctcctttcacacacgccattaagttggggtgtgcCTGGTGGAATGGGTTGTGAAACTATTCCACGTTCCTTTAGATGATCGAGAAATTCCAAGCTGAGGTATTCACCGCCTCGATCTAAGCGAAGCATTTTAATCTTTCTATTAAGTTGGTTTTCAACTTCGTTTTGAaactctttgaacttttcaaaagtttcatgcttatgcttcatGAGATAGACATAAGCATATCGACTATAGTCATCGATGAACGTAACGAAGTATCTCTCGTGATTCCTAGTCATGGTtctaaaaggaccacatacatctgagtGTATGAGTCCTAGTAGATCGCTAGCTCGTTCACCAACATGGGTGAAGGGATCCTTGGTGAGTTTGCCAGCTAAGCAAGACTCGCAATCATCAAATGAGTTCGTTCCGgtggattcaagaatcccctCAGATTGGAGCCATTTTACGCGTGCCTTGCTTATATGGCCAAGTCTACAATGCCATAGGAATGAATCACTAGTACCATTTTTCTGACATTTAGAAAGGTGATATATGTTACTGCTAGGCTGAACATTAATTTCATAGATACCGTTtcgaggtttagcctcaaaatagTAAATACCATTTAGATAAGCAGAAATAGCAATACCATTAAAAACATATCTAAATCCTTGTTCATAAAGCAACGAAACTGAAATGATGTTTCTGGTTAAACCAGGTGCATAAAGACAATTGTTCAAAACAATGATAAGACCAGAAGGACATGTAAGATTAAATGTGCCAGTTGCCAGAACTGGGACTCTTTTCCCATCGCCAACAATGAGCTCCATGTCTCCCGGCTTCAGTTTCTTCCACTTCTCAGGCTCCTGCAAGACATTAATGATGTGATAACCACACccggtatcaaatacccatgtgttgctTGAAACAGTGAAAAGTTCGATAACATATATTAGAATACCTGAAGAAGTGCCTTCTCCATTAGCCTTCTTCACTTTGAGCTTGGCAAGATACTCGGGGCAGTTACGTTTCcagtgccccatcttgttacactCATAGCATTGCCGCTCTTCTGGAAGAGGGGCTTTCACAGCTTGCTTGCTCTTGTTGGTGGCAGGTTTGGCAGCAACAGGAGCCTTTCCTTTGTTTTTGCTGTTATaacttttcttctttgttttgggCTTTTTAACACCACCAGATCGAACCATTAACACTTGGCTTACTTTGTTGGAAATGTTCATCTCTGCCGTTTTGAGCATCCCGTGTAGCTCTGGCACTGTCTTTACCCAGTCATTCATGTTAAAGTTCATAACAAATTGATCATAGTGACTGGAAAGAGAGTTGAGAATGAAGTCAACAGCCATCTCATCTTGGAGAGGATAACCAAGTTTGTTCAGTTGGTCGATGTAGCCTTTCATCTTGAGGACATGAGCACTAACTGAGGAACCCTCTTGCATTTTACAGCTTATGAGCTGTTTCATGGTGTCATAGCGTTCCCGACGGGCTTGTTTCTGAAACATGCCCTTGAGTTGTTCAATCATGTCGAAGGCATTCATGTCTTCCATATTCttctgaagatctggagacatggTGGCTTGCATGAGGCAAGCAACTTCCATGGCATCTTCTTTATGTTTGTCGAAAGCCTTCTTCGCAACCACAGTGTTGTTTTCGGGTGCGGTTGGGATCGgggtttccaaaacataaagccTTTTTGCCAtcttgagaacgattctcaagttgCGGTGCCACTCAAGAAAATTGGTGTTATTCAGCTTGTCTTTCTCAAGTATGGACTTGAGAGCAAAAGAGGAGTTGTTTTCAGATGACATCTGTTAAGCAAAaattatttaattagtattttcaatGTATTTCCTTATTTAGTGAGGTGAGACGATAAGGAGCGAGAATCCGGTTAGAAGCTCTTTCTAAAGGCAGCTGGGGCATGCAACATTAGCAAGAGGTTCAAGCGGACTGACAACGATTGTCAATTGTGAGAAAAGCACAACTCCCGGGGTTTATGAGGCTGCGAGGACAATCTTTTGTCCTTGCATTGATACGTTTGGCCTCATCTATGCCACTTTTGTTCTCGAGACGGCTGGGGCACGCAACACGAGAAGaaaagtaatagtcgtcctaaaaCGGTCACATGTGGAAGGGCCGGATGTGTCGACGGAacccttgcaccttggaaggataaactagacaccaagtgtcgtgctgtggctccaacactgatggttcgcattatgccccaagtgttactagtagtaggatggcatagactattgattttaatttttaccaAATAGGGTCGTTATAGTCGGTTTTAATCTAAATATTATATTTGCGACATAACCAAAAAGACCCTTTCACCTCTCGGGACAATTAGTTTTAGATAACCTataaaactaagtttgtcgcgactTGGGATAACCAATTAAAGTTAATAGTGAAAACTATTAAGTTTATGAGTTTTAAAGATGTGAGAAAAAAAACATGTTATAAAACTCTAGtggttataaaaaaaaatatccaaGTTGCTAGAACTTGCTTTTTCCGAtttccttttttaaaaaaaaacttttaagaaTACATTTTGGTATTAAGTTGAAGTGTGATAACATTTATCAAAAGGCAACCATAATAGCAAAAATGAATATGTAAATCATATGGGCATGATTATGATCTTGCTAGAGCCAAGTAGCAAGATCAAAGGGGTCACGGTCACAAAACACaaaacaaccacaaggatggacttgaGTGCATCTTGTTGTCTTGAGCGACTCCCACTAACTCCAAGACTCCTCTTGGCATTCGGTCTTGCTTCGAGTCTTCGGTTCAACAATATTTAACAAGTAAATATAACAAAGACAAAGAACcttatctattacaactttgaaccacaaagcgggccaaaaccataaactaatctattacaactttgagccGCAAAACGGGCCAAAACCATGAACAAAACCAAATATAAACACAACCACAAAGTCGGGCCCGATTTACATATTCAACACAACCAAAAAAAAATTTGGGCAATTTTGGTCaacaaaaaaaactaaaatatgaccaaaaattatatatagcccaaagataaaaaataaatcaaaactttAGACTTTTAaagtttgtgatttattattCCGGTAAAAAAAAAGACCGGTTTCGATTTGCATGTGGTGAgcatcggctctgataccactgaagTAATTTCCGTggtatatttttttcttttatttcatGAACCCGGTTCATATTAAATATGTGTTTATTTTGTCACAAGGATTTAGTCAAAACATTTTGACAAAATAGTGCATTTAGAAATAggttattcaaaataaactttaactatttaaaaaaaaaacatatacacaTTTTGGCAACGGAAGcgtatgtaacaaaattaacatAAACACTTTTATACCAAGGATTACCCGTAATGGAACAAAGTCACCAACATGCAAACACGAAATAGAACATCAACCATAGGGGGTTTAGATATACCTTCGGTTAGTAAATAACCggttgagacaccgaggttcaacgaacgAATGCTAGTTACACGAATGAGAGATACGCGAAAGTGAGCCGGGTCTCGGCGGTGGTGGCCGGCGGCGGGCGGCGGCGACCGGCGGCGGCGGGCGGTGGTGACCGGTTTGGGGGTGTGAGTTGAGAGAGTTTTGTGATCTTCTCTTGCATCTAAAAGCAAGACCCAAGCCCCAAGCCCCATTTAAATAGGACATGGAGCTTTATGCATGCTCGCCAAGTGTCGAAAATCATTTGCATGAAATGTTATTGGTCAAATTCTAGGTGCGCGCCAAATGGCGAGAAGATCCATTGCATGTAATGTCATTGGCTGCAATGTAGGTGCGCGACAAGTGGCGAAGCAAGAGGGTTCTTGTCTCATTCGGTCCGTGTACCCGTCTCTCAGTTCAATACCCGCGTatcgttcgtaattaccagttattagttaagtggatttttagttcgttgaccacggtgtaactcttacgggtcaagacccggtcggcagcgttgacttatcgaaccggacataaATATCCAACAGGCCGGCTGCGTCAATACCGTCTTTAGAACCAGAGGAGAAAGGGTGGTGGTggatgtaaaaaaaaacaaaaaaaaaaaaactatacgtCTGTGGATCGATTGGGCCCATGTTTCCTTGTGCTTTTCTTGTGACAGATTAAACAAGCGTATCGAAGTGAAATACGCATGAATCTTTATTAAAAATTCGAACAAAGATGATTGAGAAATGatggaagaagaggaagaggaagaggaagaggaagaaaagGGTTTGTGTGTTCTTGTTTGTGGTGTTTTAACACTTTAAATTCCCACAAACAAAGGGTTTAATTAGAAACTTTGGATTGAAATAAAGCAAAAGCAATGAGCTAGTTATGGAATCAAACACTATGATTTAAATTTCAGAATCTATAATAATGGAGGAAAGAGCTTTGCTTTGTAAAGAAGAAAAGAATGCACATATTGACATACATAGTACCATAATGGATATTCAATATATATGCCCGTATGTGCGTGAAGAAAGCAAACAAAATGGCATTTAAATTTCGAATTTATGTCGTCAAGCCAAAAGCTTTCGAGGGGGTCAAAGTGacatttacaaagttcataaaaagttaagtggttaaaaattgcatttcctaaacttaagggctaagaaagggtaaagataaaatttgataaaatttTGGGGTAAGAAGTAAACTATTACAAAGTTGGGGCTGAAAAGTAAACTACAACAAAGTTGGGGTGTCAAAAGCAAACTATTTTTAAAATAAAGTAGTAGTTTAGAGACTAAATTTGCAATTTTATGGAACCTAGAAGGTTTCAAAGTCAAGGGGCTAAAATTTCAAAATCGTAAAAGTATGGGAGAGGAGGCAAAGCCGGTGGGGTTTCCACCGACTTTATCTTTTAAGTTATAGTAGAATTTGTTTGATAGATATACTGTGATGATATGTTTAATTAAACAAGTTGCGTTTGAGTTTATCTATTGAATTAAATAGGTCAATCCTTCAACTCGTTTAACTCATGTCTTACAATCCACCGGCCCGTTGTTGACATGTTTTAACACGTTTAAAACTTGACAAAATCTATTTACAGCATGCCCGTGGTGgatgtaacaaaaaaaaaaaataaaaaataaaaaaaaaactaaactcaAGTATAGTTATAAGTGGACAGATAAATTTCATAAGATAGAATTGGATTTAGTTTAGCATGTTGGTTGATTCGACTTTATATATAAGTCACCAAAGAGGCTATTACTTCGGTATGTCaaagaaaaagaaataaatatataccCTTTTCTATAAAAGGTATTACTTCGGTATGTCAAAGAAAACGAAAGAAATATACTTTTTCCTATAAAAGGTATTACTTCGATCGAGTATTAATGTGAGCTCATATCATTTTATCATCaatcatttattttatttaacaatGAACATAATTGTTTAGCAAACTATATTTTTTTTCATTCACATTTCTATTTTACTGATTCTTTTATATATTGAAATGAAAAGGCACTTTTTataaagtgtatatatatatatatatatatatatatatatatatatatatatatatatatatatagtttagaaatcatttccgtataatgcaAAAAATAGAATAGTTTTATCaaatatgtgatttttttttaaatcagtgTTAAAAGTTACGTATTTTCCTCacttatattaattaaaataataaatgtgGTTAATCTTCTTTCTTTTTGTGTGTTGGTAAACTGAAAACAAAAATATGTAAGTTAATACTAGTGGGATTGCCCGCGCGTTGCTGCGGGTAGTTATGTTTCTTAGGTGCACGTTGGGTGACGGATCTCACTAATTTATACATTAATATAAGCAATACACGCGAAATGACATCTCTTTTCGAATCAATTGTTGGTCAAGTGTCCATCGGTTGTTCACTCGACGTGAAGAAGCCAATGCTAAAATCAAACTTGATGCATGTGAACTCGCTTTTGTTACCGTCTTTCACCTATAAAGTAAGCGTGTATGAACCCTGTATTAATCAGACGAACATTTTCGACCAATAAGAAACTTTAAAACACGAATACGCGTATTATACTCATTTATCTACATTATTTGATTTaaaactttatttatttaaatatatactGTAACATGGTGGTTACAGACTTTGAACCAATTTTTATCACTTTCATGAGTAATCTCAACCCTTAACCTAACCATTAACGGTGTCCCTTTCAACCCATTTACTTATAAAAGGGTCGAAGCGGGTTGTGCATTAGTTTATACAAAAATCATTTTCACCATTTCTACACTATTGACGTTTTTTATTTAATCCTCCCTAGTTGTTGTAATCATATTCGAACATTAATTAtgttaaaaaaagtaaaataaataaataattacaaAGTTGTTTGCAGGTTACCACAACCCGTTTGACGCGTTACTCGCCCCGTCCATATTGCTACCTCTACTAATCATCACTAAATAAGCTCAAAAGGCAGTGACCTATGTGCCTGTTGTTATCATTATATTACGTATTGATGCTATTAACAATATGTTTGTCATTATTGCTTGTTCATGATACAATGTATTAGAACAAACTTTAGTAATTTTCATCTGACAACGAGTGTTTTGATGTGTGAACAATCTGAAGATGACAGAAGATGAGAGCGACGACAGAGATAGATCGGCTATAGACGAAATCGATCTGTAGGTGGGTTTTGAGGATCAAAGGGACATGAAAAGGCAAATGATTCAATTGCAGGATATGTAATTGAATTCAATGGACATTCAATAGCATTCACATTTATAATAAGAATCGATTACAGTGAAGCAAATTGTGATTCTCCATTAAAAATGGTTAATTACTTAATAGCTTGGCTCTTTTATACATAATGCTTTATAACTTGTACCTATGGCAAAATGACCAAAAGGGTAGAAAACCCAATTTCtttaatatatagatatatatagatGTACAACTTAATTCCTTTTATCCCATCTCATCTATACTACTTTATTAAGAGAATTGGGTTTTAACTCTTATGGTAATTTCGTATTGTGTACACATTTTAAAGCAACATGTACATGAAAGCTAAGCTATTTTAGAGGGGGTAAACTTTCACATTTTTCAAAGTTTGAAGACACTTTAGGGATGTAACTGGAATTCTGGATTACCTGTGCTTTTAAAGCTTGCTTCTTCATTGAGATTGAATGTGGAAATTGAATGCTTTAATTGCTATCAGTTACCCCATGAACTTAATTGTTCCTCCTTCAATGAGATTATAAAAAAAATGGTCCTTGAAAATGGAACACAACAGCCTCTGAATTACGCAGGACACTCGGCCGGGATTCTCTTCTTTTTCCCAACACAAATCTTCACTGATTTGCCATCGCTGCTGATTAttccttcatcatcttcttcatactagtgggaatgcccgcgcgttgcCGTGGGTCCTTGTGTTTTTTTGGCGCACGTTGCATGACGGGTTTCACGAAATATGAGTTGCTATGATGAACAATCTACATTATTATGTAATAACTATGTCCCATGGAAGACTTTGCAAGTCATTTGGGTTAGTTTTGAACCCATGTAAGCCGGTATGCTCAACATCAAGAATGTGGTTAGTTTTTATACAGCCTGTTACTTCAAGAATACAGGTTCTAAAACATAAAATTTTATCTTTCACTGCTGGTTTGTATAAACTCGAAACATAattaagagttttttttttttttttttttgtctaaagGTTAAGAAATTAGAATAATACTGTGGTATTGATCTTGTAAGTCAAAAGTGTAACAACCAAAAAATATGACTGATGCTTAAGGTGTCCGGTATGGTTTTCGTCAAGATCAAGCTCCTTTTCTGGTTCCTAAACAGAGTAATATCTGCAtacttttcaatttcaaaatcacCTTCAGCGAATAGTTTGAGCTCTAGGTCATGGTGAATGATCAGAGCTTAGAATGTCAATACCCCCATCCTACATTTTTAGCAAACATATAATAACATTTTTATTTAGGCAAGAGTTTTGAGTGATATTTAACCAGTTTGACTTTGCTTGTTTGACCCAAAGTAAAAAACATAAGGCTGCGGGGAGTGGAGGGGCTTGTGTTGGGGGCATTGTTTGACACGTGGCGATGGTAGGATCCACAAGCTTATGGTGAAAAATGAGGGGTGTGGTGTGGTGTGGCTTAGCTTAGCGTGGTCAGCcatgtgatttttttttcttcactTAAAGCAGCAACCAAAGCCAGCCAAGTCACCCCGCCCCCCGCCCCATGCCAGGCTGAATACCCACGCCAAAGGGGCAACACCATGCCAACCCAAGGTGGAGCAGCTGGCGTTGAACGGCATCCCCCGCCCACACTCCCGGCAGCCTAACATGAACCAATTTAGGAAAATAGGACAAAAATGTTACATCTAAGCTAGTGAAGTGCGAAAAGATATAAAAATACATAATTCTTAGTCGAAATTTGATGGGAACGATTCCGTCTGCAACCTTAAAGTTCCCCACTAAACGTGCGAAAAACACCATTTGTTGTTCAAGTGTGAATATAATGTTTTCGGCCTGCACACATATTATAGTAACCAACTTACTTTTACcagaaaattaaataaaaataaaaaacaaagacaTTTTATATATTTCTAACCTTACGAAAACCATGTTGCTCCCCTTCATACTCCACTAAAGCATCTGGCAATCCTTTTGCTTTCAGTGCTTGATAATTTTTTCTTATTTGATAAGGAGGTACAACCTGTAACACAACATACATCGATTCATTATGATATATACAAGAACTACAAGATATAGATAaattttttttcagttttttccatatt
The sequence above is drawn from the Helianthus annuus cultivar XRQ/B chromosome 12, HanXRQr2.0-SUNRISE, whole genome shotgun sequence genome and encodes:
- the LOC110895990 gene encoding uncharacterized protein LOC110895990; the protein is MAVYRSNEIMSRVQYIFSDAGIRWCLCRRSCTMSRYMDNLVGGEKEFFERSSINFVHQFSCPIILFQGLENKVVPPYQIRKNYQALKAKGLPDALVEYEGEQHGFRKAENIIFTLEQQMVFFARLVGNFKVADGIVPIKFRLRIMYFYIFSHFTSLDVTFLSYFPKLVHVRLPGVWAGDAVQRQLLHLGLAWCCPFGVGIQPGMGRGAG
- the LOC118485140 gene encoding secreted RxLR effector protein 161-like; translation: MEGVPYASAIGSIMYAMVCTRPDVSYALSMTSRYQQNPGVAHWTAVKNILKYLRRTKDMFLIFGGVNEELTVKCYTDASFQTDRDTSRSQTGFVFTLNGGAVSWKSSKQSVVADSTTESEYIAASDAAKEAAWMKKFITDLDVVPSIMKPIQIFCDNTGAIAQAKEPRSHHKAKRILRKFHYIREIVERGDIVISKIDTDQNLADPFTKPMTQEKHDRHMDAIGLRLASEMF